A genomic segment from Spirochaetota bacterium encodes:
- a CDS encoding tetratricopeptide repeat protein, whose translation MSDRRSTRVLGILICTALALASHGVAQTGVTEKNAIYYNKTGWEHLDRGDRFRAILSFKNALRQNPRYREALIGLGRAYLGTEAYEESLKLFTDVLKVDRDNHDAMTGMGFALMGMGRYEEALKLFDGVARLSEDNLEARYGMASIYYLMNRRIWALRKLEGILRNNPYHYQSLLLMADIRMDDGRPAEAGSYIEKAIESDRELPDAYVRAGEIHYRNYLRTDDTDYLEEAREEFGRALSIQPENYKANRSMGYVSLALDRGGDALAYFQKSLASFSRNPVTLYHVGLAYEVSGDEAKAIEQYVMALKYAPSDDVVQSKIEDVLALGNTKIGHPLRVGYANDHFARARRKARDNLADEVLLHLRRSLYLNPMHREARETLRDYYSTLDYYEFFLEEQKALLRMYPDERIQDQLATAVIKRRDRLYFKAGFYEEPPVRDVPGLIVLNLWPAMGISTYHDAGAVLAGYLSFSLGQFGRQDAVKPGKRLEMTGGMKDGEAFLGDNIEKLAGIFKEEDPDRARIVVYGSYRDATGFLSAQFKIMDLSRGVIIDEFELAESGKDNLSRLSLRAARRIYSAIPYRGRVLSVGDDGIVVNMGSFDGVAPGDLFVMYRYEKSFSGDKISVKRKLVFTVNEVDTLVASAKPVVANDLRLVDEGEAVYPERKRRAKLIK comes from the coding sequence ATGAGCGACCGACGAAGCACCCGGGTACTGGGCATCCTGATCTGTACAGCGCTTGCGCTTGCTTCCCATGGCGTTGCACAGACCGGCGTGACCGAAAAGAACGCAATATATTACAACAAGACCGGCTGGGAGCACCTGGATAGGGGTGACCGCTTCAGGGCCATCCTCAGCTTCAAGAACGCGCTCAGGCAGAACCCGCGCTATCGCGAGGCCCTGATCGGTCTGGGCCGGGCGTATCTCGGGACCGAGGCCTACGAGGAATCGCTGAAACTCTTCACCGATGTGCTGAAGGTCGACCGGGACAACCACGACGCCATGACCGGAATGGGTTTTGCGCTGATGGGGATGGGTCGCTACGAGGAGGCCCTGAAGCTCTTCGACGGCGTCGCCAGGCTCTCGGAGGACAACCTCGAGGCGCGCTACGGAATGGCCTCGATCTATTACCTGATGAACAGACGGATATGGGCGCTTCGCAAGCTCGAGGGCATTCTACGGAACAACCCGTATCACTACCAGTCGCTCCTCCTCATGGCCGACATCAGGATGGACGACGGCCGGCCCGCCGAGGCCGGGAGCTATATTGAAAAGGCGATCGAGTCCGACCGCGAGCTTCCCGACGCGTACGTCAGGGCCGGCGAGATCCACTACCGCAATTATCTCCGCACGGACGACACTGACTATCTGGAAGAGGCGCGCGAGGAGTTCGGCCGCGCGCTTTCCATCCAGCCCGAAAACTACAAGGCCAACCGCAGCATGGGCTACGTTTCGCTCGCCCTGGACCGCGGCGGAGACGCGCTGGCATATTTCCAGAAATCGCTCGCCTCATTTTCGCGGAACCCGGTAACGCTTTACCACGTCGGCCTCGCGTACGAGGTATCCGGCGACGAGGCGAAGGCGATCGAGCAGTACGTAATGGCACTGAAGTATGCGCCATCGGACGACGTTGTGCAGTCCAAGATCGAGGACGTGCTGGCGCTGGGCAACACCAAGATCGGGCACCCGCTGCGCGTCGGTTACGCCAACGACCACTTCGCGCGCGCCCGGAGGAAGGCCAGGGATAACCTGGCCGACGAGGTCCTTCTGCACCTGCGCCGCTCGCTCTACCTCAATCCCATGCACAGGGAGGCGCGCGAGACGCTGCGCGACTATTACTCCACGCTCGACTATTACGAGTTCTTTCTCGAAGAGCAGAAGGCGCTCCTTCGCATGTACCCGGACGAGCGTATTCAAGATCAACTCGCGACGGCGGTCATCAAGCGGCGCGATCGCCTGTATTTCAAGGCCGGGTTCTACGAGGAGCCCCCGGTGCGCGACGTGCCGGGACTCATCGTGCTCAACCTCTGGCCGGCGATGGGGATCTCAACCTACCACGACGCCGGGGCCGTGCTGGCGGGGTATCTCAGTTTTTCGCTGGGGCAGTTCGGCCGCCAGGACGCGGTGAAACCGGGCAAACGCCTCGAGATGACCGGTGGGATGAAAGACGGCGAGGCCTTCCTCGGCGACAACATCGAAAAGCTCGCCGGTATATTCAAAGAAGAAGATCCGGACCGCGCGCGTATCGTGGTGTACGGCTCGTACCGCGACGCGACCGGCTTTCTATCCGCGCAGTTCAAGATTATGGATCTCTCCAGGGGAGTCATTATCGACGAGTTCGAGCTGGCCGAATCGGGAAAGGACAACCTCTCGCGGCTGTCGCTCCGGGCCGCGCGCCGTATCTATTCGGCCATCCCCTACCGGGGACGCGTGCTCTCGGTCGGCGACGACGGTATCGTCGTCAACATGGGAAGCTTCGACGGCGTCGCCCCCGGCGACCTCTTTGTGATGTATCGTTATGAGAAGTCCTTTTCGGGTGACAAGATATCCGTTAAGCGCAAACTCGTTTTTACGGTGAACGAGGTCGACACGCTCGTGGCCTCGGCGAAGCCGGTAGTGGCGAACGACCTCAGGCTGGTCGACGAGGGCGAGGCCGTTTATCCCGAGCGCAAGCGCAGGGCGAAGCTCATCAAATAG
- the mltG gene encoding endolytic transglycosylase MltG yields the protein MKRRPVRIAIPAALILCGLAVLILNSAPGMMKDEDFIIREGEPARSVARRLKGRNLITSEIFFGTTARAAGRIAGAGIRKGKYRISRGTSSFGILHALLRGDVVKSRITIPEGFNLYQIAERLETNRVTGAGDFLYYAFNPSHMRALGIDSPSAEGYLFPDTYIIPEESDARDVIALMYRRTGNVLAKLDPAVIRERGLSVHGLLTLASLVEKETAVPAERALVASVFNNRLKRNMKLDCDPTVRYATRKFTGRIGYRDLADNSPFNTYLHRGLPPTPISSAGLAAIEAALGPAESDYLYFVSRNDGSHYFSKTLKEHNRAVNYYQKGIGKDFRDEQRR from the coding sequence ATGAAACGCAGACCAGTACGTATCGCAATTCCCGCCGCGCTCATCCTGTGCGGCCTTGCCGTGCTCATACTCAACTCGGCACCCGGCATGATGAAGGACGAGGATTTCATCATCCGCGAGGGCGAGCCGGCCCGAAGCGTGGCCCGCCGGTTGAAGGGCCGTAACCTCATCACAAGCGAAATATTTTTCGGAACCACGGCCCGCGCCGCCGGCCGGATCGCCGGAGCCGGCATTCGAAAGGGCAAATACCGGATCAGTCGCGGGACCTCCTCGTTCGGTATACTCCATGCCCTCCTGCGCGGCGACGTGGTGAAAAGCAGAATCACGATTCCCGAGGGGTTCAACCTCTACCAGATCGCGGAGCGGCTCGAGACGAACCGGGTCACCGGAGCGGGGGACTTTCTGTATTACGCCTTCAATCCATCGCATATGCGCGCCCTGGGTATCGATTCGCCGTCCGCCGAGGGCTACCTTTTCCCGGACACCTACATCATCCCCGAGGAGTCCGACGCGCGCGACGTCATCGCGCTCATGTACCGCCGCACCGGGAATGTGCTGGCGAAACTCGACCCGGCGGTCATCCGCGAGCGCGGCCTCTCCGTCCACGGCCTCCTCACCCTGGCCTCCCTGGTCGAAAAAGAGACGGCGGTCCCCGCGGAACGCGCGCTGGTGGCCTCGGTATTCAACAACAGGCTGAAAAGAAACATGAAGCTCGACTGCGACCCCACCGTGCGCTACGCGACCCGGAAATTTACCGGCAGGATCGGCTACCGCGACCTGGCCGACAACTCGCCCTTCAACACCTACCTGCACCGGGGGCTGCCGCCCACGCCCATCAGCTCGGCTGGCCTGGCGGCCATCGAGGCGGCACTTGGGCCCGCGGAATCGGACTATCTCTACTTCGTTTCCCGAAACGACGGCTCGCATTATTTCTCCAAAACATTGAAAGAACACAACAGGGCCGTAAATTATTACCAGAAAGGCATCGGAAAGGATTTCAGGGATGAACAGAGGCGTTAG
- the hisS gene encoding histidine--tRNA ligase: protein MLTNPPGIEDIYPDRIDAWDRMTGAARDVFRLSNYKEIITPVMEYTEVFARGLGDETDIVSKEMFTFEDRGGRSLTLRPEGTASVVRAYVANGEYNRLSSAKFFYCGPMFRAERPQKGRLRQFNQFGAEFFGSADPYYDYEIIAMMHAIAHRVAIGDFTLLVNSIGCPAADCRGGYIERLRSYFIDHRDALCEDCKRRLDSNPLRILDCKQEGCSALKKGSPSITDHLCQACRDHHTGVKEHLDAASITYTEDPFLVRGLDYYSRTTFEFVTDRLGGQNAFAAGGRYDSLVETFGGKPTPAVGFAAGIERMLLLAGDASVPASGLDVYLVHGGGESLRQAVALARLLRDSGISADLDPQGKSFKNQFKKADRESARYTVIIGGDEAAERSCTIKDMATGSQEKLPAEECPAWLRESLIIAKGRHGSD from the coding sequence ATGCTGACCAATCCTCCCGGAATCGAGGATATCTATCCGGACAGAATAGACGCTTGGGACCGCATGACCGGTGCGGCGCGCGACGTGTTCCGCCTGAGTAACTATAAAGAAATCATCACTCCCGTCATGGAGTATACCGAGGTCTTCGCCCGCGGGCTCGGCGACGAAACGGACATCGTCTCCAAGGAGATGTTCACCTTCGAGGATCGCGGAGGACGGAGCCTCACACTGCGCCCGGAGGGCACCGCTTCCGTGGTGCGCGCCTATGTGGCCAACGGCGAATACAACCGGCTCTCCAGCGCCAAGTTTTTCTACTGCGGCCCCATGTTCCGGGCCGAGCGCCCTCAGAAGGGGCGGTTGCGCCAGTTCAACCAGTTCGGCGCCGAGTTTTTCGGCAGCGCCGATCCGTATTACGATTACGAAATCATCGCGATGATGCACGCGATCGCGCATAGAGTCGCTATCGGCGACTTTACGCTGCTCGTCAACTCCATCGGCTGCCCCGCCGCCGACTGCAGGGGCGGCTATATAGAGCGGCTCCGGTCGTATTTTATCGACCACCGCGACGCGCTGTGTGAAGACTGCAAACGGCGGCTCGACAGCAACCCCCTGCGCATCCTCGACTGCAAGCAGGAGGGGTGCTCGGCGCTGAAAAAAGGCTCGCCCTCCATCACCGACCACCTGTGCCAGGCCTGTCGCGACCATCACACGGGGGTAAAGGAACACCTCGACGCGGCATCCATAACCTACACCGAAGACCCCTTCCTGGTGCGCGGCCTCGACTACTACTCGAGGACCACATTCGAATTCGTCACCGACAGGCTCGGGGGGCAAAACGCCTTCGCCGCGGGAGGACGCTACGATTCGCTGGTGGAGACCTTCGGCGGCAAACCCACCCCCGCGGTGGGCTTCGCGGCGGGTATCGAGCGAATGCTTCTGCTCGCCGGGGACGCGAGCGTTCCCGCCTCCGGACTCGACGTCTACCTGGTCCATGGCGGCGGCGAGTCGCTGCGCCAGGCCGTGGCCCTCGCGCGGCTTCTGCGCGACTCGGGCATTTCCGCGGACCTCGATCCGCAGGGTAAAAGCTTCAAGAACCAGTTTAAAAAGGCGGATCGCGAATCCGCGCGCTATACCGTCATCATCGGCGGGGACGAGGCCGCGGAGCGAAGCTGTACCATCAAAGACATGGCGACCGGATCACAGGAAAAGCTGCCGGCGGAGGAATGCCCGGCATGGCTCCGCGAATCACTTATCATCGCGAAAGGGCGACATGGAAGCGATTGA
- a CDS encoding peptidase U32 family protein, producing MNRGVRPAIASPAGTLEKLEAAVRFGADEVYFGGKAHNLRSQSGNLSLDEIGRACDFCRERGVRTTFLLNSFLHENDVGGARAYIDEVRAFAFDAYMVSDPGMLMLLRDAGVETPVHLSTQMSTLNHPAARFWERQGVSRIVLAREVTLGEIRAIREHTGAELEVFVHGALCVSYSGRCLLSRFLSGRDANTGGCSHPCRWRYALVEEKREGNHMEIVEHARGTEILSSKDLCLIERIPEYVEAGVDAFKIEGRMKSLYYTANVTRVYRHAAEVAAGGGDYLAHLPRWIGELDLVSHRPYTADLWNEFEGMRFDGVPYVRKTLFMGYATGPGEHPNEVRVKTHNPIRTGDEIEAIFPVLDGDAGGDFFSVMEINEEEKSVAMAQPGKVYLFKLDKAVRPDAVFRKRIEDDKEQARC from the coding sequence ATGAACAGAGGCGTTAGGCCGGCCATCGCCTCGCCGGCGGGCACACTCGAGAAGCTGGAGGCGGCCGTACGCTTCGGCGCCGACGAGGTGTACTTCGGCGGTAAAGCGCACAACCTGCGAAGCCAGTCGGGAAACCTTTCGCTCGACGAGATAGGGCGCGCATGCGATTTCTGCAGGGAGCGCGGCGTCAGGACCACCTTCCTCCTCAACTCCTTCCTCCACGAAAACGACGTCGGCGGCGCGCGCGCATATATCGACGAAGTGCGCGCCTTTGCCTTCGACGCCTACATGGTCTCCGATCCCGGCATGCTCATGCTGCTGCGCGACGCCGGCGTAGAAACGCCCGTCCACCTCTCCACCCAGATGTCCACTCTCAATCACCCGGCCGCGCGATTCTGGGAGCGCCAGGGCGTTTCCCGCATCGTGCTGGCGCGCGAAGTCACGCTCGGCGAAATACGCGCCATACGCGAACACACCGGCGCCGAGCTCGAGGTGTTCGTCCACGGAGCGCTGTGCGTCTCGTACTCGGGGCGCTGCCTCCTCAGCCGTTTTCTTTCGGGGCGCGACGCCAACACGGGCGGATGCTCGCACCCCTGCCGCTGGCGCTACGCGCTGGTGGAGGAGAAACGCGAGGGCAACCACATGGAGATCGTCGAGCACGCGCGCGGAACCGAGATACTCTCCTCGAAGGACCTCTGCCTGATCGAACGGATTCCCGAGTACGTCGAGGCCGGGGTCGACGCCTTCAAGATCGAAGGCCGCATGAAATCGCTCTACTACACGGCCAATGTAACGCGCGTCTACCGCCACGCCGCGGAGGTCGCCGCCGGCGGCGGCGATTACCTCGCCCATCTTCCGCGCTGGATCGGCGAGCTCGACCTGGTCAGCCACCGTCCCTACACGGCCGATCTATGGAACGAGTTCGAAGGCATGCGCTTCGACGGCGTGCCGTACGTTAGAAAAACGCTCTTCATGGGCTACGCGACAGGGCCGGGAGAGCACCCGAACGAGGTGCGCGTAAAGACGCATAACCCCATCCGCACGGGCGACGAAATCGAGGCCATATTCCCGGTCCTCGACGGTGACGCGGGCGGTGATTTTTTCAGCGTGATGGAAATCAACGAAGAAGAAAAAAGTGTTGCTATGGCACAACCGGGGAAGGTATATCTATTTAAATTGGACAAAGCGGTCAGGCCGGACGCAGTATTCAGGAAAAGGATCGAGGACGACAAGGAGCAAGCCAGATGCTGA
- a CDS encoding tetratricopeptide repeat protein has product MFQKSIINCALALIISIAVSGTASGVGWEYYYRRGTVQFEAEMYPAAMENLERALERNPSLYDAANKIARILITRNKKAEALDYLDRSLAIKPDQADIHVTAGETRDFFGYHETAFEHYTNAVRIDPSHIRAHLGLVRWYVERKDATGANRHFAAAYAPGREAGERFLARALEDERKGDNAGAAAMYKKAIMENPVYLEAYFGLAELYRRTARPDDAIATLEEVKKIRPDNEKSHVYLGHLYYVKRHARNRKYILTQAIRNFERARDINPANPETLHGLAEVYLHMGDRDKADELREAAMALEKK; this is encoded by the coding sequence ATGTTCCAAAAGTCAATAATAAATTGCGCGCTCGCGCTGATAATTTCGATAGCGGTCTCCGGCACCGCCTCCGGCGTCGGCTGGGAATACTATTATCGCAGGGGGACCGTCCAGTTCGAGGCCGAAATGTATCCGGCGGCGATGGAGAACCTCGAGCGCGCGCTCGAACGCAACCCCTCCCTGTACGACGCGGCCAATAAAATTGCGCGCATTCTCATCACGCGAAATAAAAAAGCCGAAGCGCTCGATTACCTGGACCGCTCGCTCGCGATCAAACCGGACCAGGCCGACATCCACGTTACCGCCGGCGAGACACGCGACTTCTTCGGCTATCACGAGACGGCCTTCGAGCATTACACGAACGCCGTCCGCATTGACCCGTCGCATATCAGGGCGCACCTGGGGCTCGTGCGCTGGTACGTTGAGCGGAAGGACGCCACCGGCGCCAACCGGCATTTCGCCGCCGCGTACGCTCCGGGCAGGGAGGCCGGCGAGCGTTTCCTCGCCCGGGCGCTCGAGGATGAACGAAAGGGCGATAATGCCGGGGCCGCCGCCATGTATAAAAAGGCGATAATGGAAAACCCCGTGTATCTCGAGGCCTACTTCGGCCTTGCGGAGCTCTACCGGCGTACGGCGCGGCCGGACGACGCCATCGCCACGCTTGAGGAGGTAAAAAAGATACGACCCGACAACGAAAAGTCGCACGTGTACCTGGGACACCTTTATTACGTCAAGCGCCACGCCCGCAACAGGAAGTATATACTAACGCAGGCGATACGAAACTTCGAGCGCGCCCGCGATATCAATCCGGCCAACCCCGAAACGCTCCATGGCCTCGCCGAGGTCTACCTCCACATGGGAGACCGTGATAAAGCCGACGAACTGCGCGAGGCGGCAATGGCCCTGGAGAAAAAGTAG